GCCACTGCttctaatgataatggaAACCATGGCATCACAGATATGATGGAAGATGtttataatttcttcaaggaATATAAGATCAATGGTGCTGATAATTAGTGATATAGATCTCTTTCGTAATAACTACTTTACCCAAAgtttatttgtattatctttttataataatattattatcttaATCATTACCTAATGAGTAGTCAAATAGTCACGATGGATTGTGcgttttttttttttgtgATTCCGGTTATCTGCCACTGATTTTTCACTTTCAAATCAAACCTATATTCCATGTATATGCTGATAAACAAGTTGGTTAGTTAGATACTTGACAGTTATAACAATTTGTGCTTCATTGTGAAACATATataactttttgaaatttataGGCGAATAGAATTCATCTAGGCAAGAACAAAAAGTTTTAGCAGCCTTTCAACATGACATCTGCCAGAGAAAGATTGGCAATGTTACATTCACATATCAAAGACAATTCCAATATAAAAGTACTGGCTGAGTTTCCAGTGTTAGTTAAAAGTGAAAGACAAAAGTATTTGAATAGTAACTTTCAATCTGTTCCAGGCAGTTCAAATTCATCCAATTTTGCATCAACAGTTATGAGACCAATGAGTAAACCCATAATGTCTATTTCTTCCACTACAAGTAACACTAGTATATCTCAATGCAGTCTCCCACAAGATTATGTTGAAGTTTGCAATAGTACCTCCAAATTCATACCCCCAACGACAAAGTCATTCTCAAATCTggaatttgatgatatttgtGCTAAAGTGGACAAGAAGTTGAGGTTATTGTTAGGAAGTAATAATCCCAGTGACTCTTACATATTATCTGGAGGTGAGAGTTTGGGATGGGAAATTTTAGGCCAAAACATAGTTCAATCATTAGAAGATGATATATTATGCATAAGTACTGGTGCTTACTCGAAACAATTTGCTAAGCACTTACTAAATTACGTGGAATCTGAAGACAGAAATATTACTGTTCTAGAGGCAAATATAGGATGTACTGTTCctttagaattaattaaaaatgaattaacgAAAAGGTGTTATGGAATTGTGGCCTTGACTCATACCGACAATTCAACAGGAGTTGTGACAAACATTAAAGAAGTTTCACAActaataaaacaaatttCTCCAAACACTTTAATTGCTGTGGATGCTGTTTATTCGGCAGgagttgaagaaatagatgttgaaaattggGGAATAGATTTCACATTGAGTACTTACAAAAACACCGTATTGACTACTGAAGTtttatcatatattttGCTATCATCACGAGTTCTTTCAAAGATTCCTAAAGGTATTATGAATGGTTCTAACTCGTCAAATAACTATAAGATGCAGTTGGCTTATTCAAATGCTAATTTTCAACTCCTTAACGCCTTGGACTCCTCTCTTTGGCGACTTTTCGGAATGGATGAACAACAggatatttcaattgatatcTCGAATAAAATAAAGTCTGGGTTACTCTCCCGCTTTGCCGATTATAAATCAGCCGCTGAAAAGCTACGTAAAAGTTTGATTAATGAAGAGACTGGAATAAGTGCAATATCCCAAGACTGGTCGAATTGCAGCAATGGTATGACAGCAATGTACTTACCAAAAACTAGTGAAATatcagaattattgaaaacacTTTGCGAAGAATGTGATATTTCTTTAGTTAATGGCATTCATTCTAGATTTGCATCGGAATACATCAGCATTGAGCATGCAGGGTTCAGGTTTTCTGGTAATGATATCGACGTGGATAAAGTagttgaaattatcaagaaaGGTTTGACCAACAGTAAATAACTTACATTACACTTAAATtagattttaataaatttcgATAGACATTAATTATTTGcaagatattttttttaaactATATACGGGGACCCTGCAAGGGATAATTAATTGGATACATCTTTATTGTCATTTCCTTCTGCtgattcttcttcctttgcATTTTCAATAGCATCTGTccatttcttctcttcttcaaatccttCTTTGGCAGCTTGAATCAACTCGGCTCTCGAGTCTTCCAATCTTTTCTTACGGCTCTTCATGGCTTCGTCTTTTCTCTCCAACTCTTCAATCCATAACCTTTCTCTTACCTTTGCTTTGGCCCTTAATATTTCCTCTCTGGTTGCTTTTTGTTCGTCCGATTCCACTTGGAACATATATCCACCTGCAACTAACGCAATTAATGTGGCCAATTGAAACCCAACTCTGTAACGGAAATACTTTTGTGTATTTACCCTATCCCCTTTTCTAATTGATTTAGTAGCTAAAAAAATAGCTCCGGTAGTAGCAATTACTCCGAGTGGGACCAATGGTTGTTGCTTGCACTTGAAGGCCATTTTCTCCAAGATGTCCATTTCACTACGTGAGTTAATACCtaatcattcaaatttaacaaataaaatagaaaACAATTAAACATACTCTTCATCAAACTCACTTTTCCCATCGAAGGACGATGGAAGTTCTCTACTCATGTTACAGTTACTTCTATAATGTACTACAGCATCAGGATTGAAGTAACCGGCTTAATAGAAAATTACCTCGATCACATGACCATTGCTAAAAAGTGGTTCGATTTGATACGACTGCAACgacattcttcttcaaggGAATACTTCAAACGGCCGTACAGTAGACGGTAGGAAGTAGTACGAAACAAAAAGCCTGGAAATTTTGATCGAATGAAAGTAGGAATCCGATgaaatgcaaaaaaaaatatcatGAAAGATAGAGCTTTAGTATATTACAAGCTTACGATAGGAACAGTGGAGATTCAcaattatatgaaaatctatatatatatatatgtctATATTGCGGTTCAGATTGGTATCCTGCTTTTTAATCACCACTTACACACATGCTCTAGTTCCTTTAGTTTTCAGCCAAAATAAAATCCTTGAATTCAACGTACGCCTTATCTAAGTCGTCATTGACAATAATTCTATCGTGAGCTCCTGTCTTAGCAAAATCCATTTCAGCCTTAGCAGCACTGATTCTTTTTTCGATGGAATCTTGGGTTTCAGTACCTCTTCCCTCTAATCTTTGTCTTAAGATCTCAATAGAAGGTGGActcaagaacaagaatCTAGCGTTCAAGTTAGAAGCCTTGACTGCCTTAACTCCATCCATTTCAATGTCCAAGATACATGTTCTACCCTTCTTGGTGACGTCGTCAACGGCTTTGAAAGAAGTGCCGTAGTAATTACCAGAAAACTGCGTCCATTCgataaatttcttttcttcgaTAGCCTGTTTGAAACCGTCGACAGTGCTAAAGTTGTATTCAACTCCATCTGTTTCTCCAGCTCTTGGTTGTCTGGTTGTGTTCGAGACAGAGAATCCAAATCTGTCTGGAAATTCGGCGaataacttcttcaataaagtAGATTTTCCGGTTCCTGATGGTCCTGAGATAACGATAGGTCTGCTCATGTTGTCTAGATATAATTCAACCCAAATATGTGCGTATTTACTTCTTTTGAACCCAAATCATCtaatatttatctttttaAACGTTGCATTATGTCGACCCATCGAGGTAGTGTACTGGTATAATTCAAACAATCCATTGCCATTATATCACTTCCTGAGCCGCCTACTTAGCAAATTGTATTTTCGATGTCACTTGATCATTTGTCTGTTATCATTCTATAACCATAGCAATTTTCTGGTTCTCAATCTTGTTATCCAATATTCTGTGAACAAATAACTTTATGAGCCTAACTATTACTTCTAGCAGTAATGGAACACTTTATTTATGTCTGTCCTGTATAAATCCGATGGTGACACAAAACATTTTTCCTCCTGCATATTAATTCAGATTGGATTTTGGTGGAAATTCGGTCCTATGAAGCAGACCATTAGGTTAAAGAAGGTAATAAAAGACTAGCAAATAAGCAAAAGTGACATTATAAGATGTCTGGAACTGAATCACTAAGCCAAGTTCAACATGCCTTGAGTACTATGTATTCAAATGCGTCGCATGAGGACAAAAAGCAAGCCACCAGGTTTTTAGAGTCATTCCAAAAATCGCAGGAAGCATGGGAATTAACTCATCAAATCATAAGCAATAGTGGAGAATCGATACAATTTAAGCTATTTGCGGCACAGACGTTAAGGTCTAAGATCACTTACGACTTGCACCAAGTTTCTGAGGCCAACTTGGACCAATTAAAGGATTCGGTCATCGAGCTAATTACAAAATATCCAGACCACTCGGGAAGAATAATCAGAACTCAGTTGTGTATTTCGTTATCGCAGCTTGCGTTACAGTACTTGACGTGGAAGGGTGCAATGACGGAGATCATTTCGAAATTGTCGGCGGATCAAACTACAATTCCATGTTTATTGGACTTTTTGAAGATTCTACCAGAGGAATTATCGGACGTTAAGAAGACGTCATTGACCGATGAAGAGTTTAATGTGAGAACTCAAGAATTGATCACCAGTAACGTGGAACAAGtgttattgattttgcaaaagTTGACGGAATCATCGAGCTCCAAGGAGGTCAACACCTTGATCTTGGACTGTTTGAATAGTTGGATTAAGGAATGTCCTATCGAAACCATCTTacaaattaattcattgaCCAACTTGATCTTCCAATCTTTAACTGACGATCAAACCTTTGatcaatcaattgaatgTCTTTGTACAATAATGAGAGAAACAAGAGACATCGAAAACCACGAATTGATTGATGCATTGTATCAGCAGctcattcaattgaatacataTATGTCttctaataaagaaaaattagaagacCCTGAAACTTTCAGTGGCTTAACAAGACTTTATGTTGAAGCAAGTGAATCATGGCATGtattaattgcaaaaaacCCAAAGCATTTCAAGCCATTGGTTGAGATCTTACTTGAATGCTGTaaatatgaagaagatcTTGATGTGGTAAAGTACACATTTTACTTTTGGCACCTTTTAAAGCAACTAATCACTATACCTAAATTTCAGGATTCTAAATTGGAATTTCGAGATGTTTACAgcaaattaatttcaattataattaagCATTTGACATACCCCATTGTAGCGGATGTTGAGAACTTATTTGACGGTGACAGagaacaagaagataaGTTTAAAGAATTTCGTTATGAAATGGGTGATGTCTTAAAAGATTGTTGTGCAGTAGTTGGACCAACTATTTCATTGAACATTCCATTTCAGCAAATTCAGACTATTTTAAACACCAATGCTAATGAAACCAGATGGCAATATTTAGAAGCTCCATTATTCTCTATGAGAGCAATGGCAAAAGAGATTCCGTTAAAAGAAAAAACGATTTTACCAACTATTATGAATTGTTTGATTCAATTACCCGAACATGCGAAGATAAGATATGCAGCCACTTTAGTGTTAGGTCGTTATACTGAATGGACGTCGAAGAACCCAGAGTTTTTGGAGCCACAATTAaactatattattaaaggTTTTGAAGTAGCAAATAACACTAATAACAAAGATATTATTGTTGCTGCTTCTCATGCATTAATGTATTTCTGTCAGGATTGTTCATCTTTATTGGTTAATTATTTGGAACAATTATACATGTTATACGGACAAGTTAGAGAACAGTTAGATATTGAGTCTGCTTATGAATTAGTGGATGGATTAGCACATGTCATAAAACAAATTCCGTTAGAGAATTCATATCAGACTTGCGAAATGTTCTGGAAACCTACTTTGTCTACcttatcttctttatcaagTAATGCTAATGCTAACGATGAGAGTATTAATGTATTAATTGCTGACCAGATAGAAATATTAACGACCTTTATTGGAGTATTAAGATGCTCAGATTATGAAAAGTCTGATTATCCTATCTGTACTTTATTCATAAAAGAAGTTTGGCCAGCAGCTTCAAGCATATTGCTGAATTATGGCAAGTCTTTAAAAGTCAGTGAGAGAATACTAAAGTTAATTAAGAGTGCAATTCAATCATTCAGTACTCACTTAACCCCAATATTATCAGATGTTGCTAACATTTTACATCACGGGTTTAAGCAAACCAAGTTCGGGTGTTATTTATGGGTATCAGGGATATTAATTAGAGAATTCGGCGATGAGTACTCTTCAGGCGATATCAAGGAATCAGTTTATCAATTTGGTTTATCCCAATGCTCGCTATTCTTCGAATTGATAAAGTGTGAGAATGACTTGAAGGATATACCTGACGTTGTTGAGGACTTCTTCAGGATGatgaatgatttattgatgttCTATCCATTCAAGATAATACCGAACTTGGATTTGCTCAAATCGACAATAGATGCCAGTGTCGCCACATTAAGCTCTCTAGAACAATTTGAACCACTTGTTTCTTGCTTACATTTTCTTATTGACTTTATCTCGTGGGGATTGCCTACTCCACCTATATCATTTTTCGACGAGAATCCACAGCATATTCAAGACACTGTCAAACAATTCTTAGTTATGAATGACAATGGAGGTAATCTTATCAAGGTTGTGCTAGATGGTCTAATTTTTACTTTCCATAACGACATCCAACAGGATGCGAGTGATTTGCTTCTCAAAATCTTAATTGTGGTGCCAGAATACTCCATTGCAATAAACTGGTTAACGAATGTCGTCAAAAGCTTGTCTAATGTTAATGAGAAAGAAGTAGAGAAACTAATCAATACTGTTAGTGTTGCATTGCCAAATAAAGATaacagaagaattagatcCTCAATAAGAGACTTTGTTAATTGGTATTCTAGGAAAAACGTTACCCCCAGAGCTGAATTTTAATCTGCAATATGCTGACCTCACAACCGTATAATCATAATAGTTTATAGAACCGTATAATTCCGCGTTGTAAATATATCTATGATGCTATAAAAAGGCACTTACTAGGTGCGAAAACATCCAAAAATAAACTAGAAAATATTATGCGTAATCGTCAGCATCCTCCCACTAAAGTGGCTAACTGTAGTTTTAGTCTAGAATACCGCCTCTAAAGCTCATACCCAAATATACGCATTTTCATTGCGAATTCTTGGAATGAAACGCGacattttgttgattttcCACCATGAGATTCTGGAACCCAAAGTGTCTCGCGCAacatttttcaagtctGCGTTTTTAACACGCAAACCTTTCCCTATTTGGTAACTTGGTTACTATAAGCAGAAAACgcgatttttttttatcgCGTAGAAGCGTTCGGTAGAATCTTGCCTTGTTGACACATTAGCTGCTAAGTTTTCAGATGGTATGtaaaaattcttcaccAACAATCCATGCATTAAACTAAATTGACAAAAAGTATAAAAGACCCCCGATACCCATTGaatttatgatattttttttattccTTATAGTAATCTAACTACCAGTCTTTCgtttaatattaaatatgcAATTCTCCACCGTCGCCTTATTCGCTGTTGCCGCTGCTTTCGTCAGCGCTGATGTTGTCACTGAAGTTGACACCCAATCTACTTTAGTCACCATCACTGACTGTGACTCAACTGTCACTGACTGTCCAGCTAGACAAACTGAAGCTCCAGTTTCTTCTGCTCcagtttcttcttctgctgCTGCTAACACCACCGTTGCTGGTGTCTCCACTTACGAAGGTGCTGCTGCTAAGGGTCAATACGCTGCCGGTGTCGCTGCTTTAGCTGCTGGTGCTTTATTAGCTTTATAAGCAAATTAGTTGtgtaaaataattattagcTTTATGAGATAATATGACCTAAATATAGAAACTACTtaaaatttggaattgtagaattgatcaattgtATACGAGCCGAAGGTACTACACAGAAATCTTTACCACTGAGAGCACCAGAAGCTAGTAAGTCTGGGATTAATTCGGCTGTAAATTGCACAAGGCCCTCTCTTGTTTCCGGGTCGGTGAAAAGGTCGTTAATAACGTCGACAGCTAAGCCTGAATCTTTTAAGGCgacaaatatttcttccCATGGGATTACATCCGCTTCGAGTAGTTCGATTAGAATATCGATGATCGCTGGACGCACGTCGCAATCGGTCAAAGACATTTTAACAATCGAGTTCACAAGCCCTGATTTCTTTAATGCGACAAAGACTTTCACTAACAAatcttcaacaaaatcTCTTTTTGCAAGCCCCATTTCCTCACTGTCTTGGATTTGATCGATCTTACTAATCATTCCCAAAACATCTTTTAATACGTTGACTAACGAAAATGCTTTCTTTCCTTTGCTGAGTAAATCTGTAAGTCCAGTAGCAGCAACTTTTTCGATGTCCAATGCATCGGCACCACTCATATTGAGATCCAATTCCTTAAATAAGTTGACTTCCTTGTGGGTGTCTACCGGAATGCTTGCTGCACAGCAAGCAGTAATTAAGGTCGTTAATGTAATGAAGtgtaatttcattttttctttagTAATTGATACTATATATTATCAGAATTAATTATCTTAacctatttatattctttttgttAAACATAACAATAAGTATCCTACATTGGAAACGTAATATTCAGTATTAGCCATTATAACTGTTTACTATCTTGGTGAATATGTACTATAACAACTCATTTTGGAAATCTTTTGGGGAAGTTTTTGTCTAGACTCAGCATTATAATCTTCTAAgttttgattatttatgctttttatcaaaatatttgagAAAGTTACGAAATTAAGGTTATTTTAAGCAAACTTTGAAACATCAACACAACGGATGAGTTACATTAAACGGTCTAAGTATATCGTCATTATAGAGAGTACTTGATATCGTAAATTATGACTGCAAAATTGGTGGTTTCATTGCTACCCATTAGTTTTGTGTAATGTGAGTAGAAGAAAAGCTCGTAGGAGATACTGTCAAATTGACGtcttatatttttttgcaGTTGTTTGCAAGGTGGGACAGGATTACAACATGTTATGTTTATCATGATTAAGGTTAAATaattaacaataaatatattatatacaaaTTTATAGTAAAACTAATCTATGCTGTAGGAAGCATCTCATACGTATTGCTATTCGATGGACGGTTTCTTTTAAGTTTGCTTAAAATTCTCAGGAACCGACTTTTATTACCAGTTCTTTTAGTtctattaaattcttctatAGTAGAATCTTTCAAGCTGAACCCCGTTCCTATTTCGTTTTCAACGTCAGATTTGAATTGCGAATCATGATCTATAACTTTCGGAGCCTTCCAgttttttaataataacgaACTAATAACCACACTAACAGAACTCAATGCCATGGCAGCGGCAGCGGCAGCAGGCGGTAACATAATATTTAATGGCAAGAAACATCCCATCGCAAATGGTAACATAATAATGTTGTAGATAGCAGCCCAcaagaaattcattttAATTCTCGTAAATGTTGCATGAGAAATATCTAACGCTATTGGGACTCCAAATAAGTGAGACCGTTGACCTTGGCCATTGCCAATCAAAACAATATCCGCTGACTCAATAGCTATATCGGTTCCCGAACTGATTGCCATACCAATGTCCGCCTGGGCTAGAGCTGGCGCATCATTAATACCATCTCCAATGAATGCAATACCTACATTACCATCACCGCCAAATTTTCTCTTCAAATCAACTATTACTTTGTCCTTATGGATTGGTAAAACCTCActaaaaatattacaaGCAGGTATTCCTAATTGCTTGCCTACTTTCATGGCTGCACCCTTTTGATCACCAGTAATTATACCGACcttataattcttttcgaattgtaaataatcaataacATCTCTGGTATGTGGATCTAATGTATCACTCAATTCCACATACCCACTATAattgttattaataatCACATGTGCTAGAGTATTTGTAGAGTTATCTAAGTTGCCTGACAAATGTTCGTTTAAGATCGGCTTTAAATCAGTAAATTCTCTTTCGATCATTCGGTTATTACCAATATAAACCGTGAAGCTGTTGTTCTGCAAATTTGGTAGTTGTATAGTTGCTCTAATACCCAACCCAGTTAAAACTTTAAAGTCATGAATGGTCGTATTAAATGCATCCCCTTCAAAAGTTagattcaatttctctttAGCAGCTTTTACAATACCTTTTCCTACTGGATGTTCTGAATTGGCTTCAACTGATCCTACTAAATTCCACCAATCAGACAAGCTAAGTGGTCCATTCAATATTTGTTTGCTGTTACTGATACTCATATCACCTGTTGTTAAAGTACCTGTTTTGTCAAAAAGTATAATATTAATCTCGTTTGCTTTTTCCAATACATCGCCACCTTTGATCAAAACGCCATTTGTTGCTCCTACCCCTGTGCCGACCATAACAGCAGTCGGTGCAGCTAAGCCTAATGCACAGGGACATGCAACTACGACAACAGAAATTCCTAGTTTCAAACAAACgaaaaattttccattCATGTCCGtttggaaaatatttggtaaGGTTGTACTTTCATTATGAATGACATAACAAATAATTAACCAAAATGAAAAGGTAATGGTCGCCAAGACGAGAACAGTAGGAACGAATCTAGCTGCAATATAATCAGCAAATCTCTGGACCGGAGCCTTATTAACTTGCGATTCCTTTACTaagttaataatttgttgCAATTGTGACTTCTTACCAGTTCTCAACACCCTGATATGGATCAAGTCAGGCCCATTAATGGAGCCTCCAATAACATGATCACCTTTACTTTTAATTACAGGTAACGATTCTCCAGTTATAATAGACTCATCAATTTCAGTCTCCCCTaaaacaataataccaTCCGCCGGAACTTTTGCACCTGGCAAGACAATAGctatatcattttcttcgattAAATCAATAGCAATATTTCTAGTTGgtaaatcaataatagcATTGGAAGTTGATTTATCGCCAGATTCGGCATTTTGTGATTTGAGGAACTCTTCATACTtatcaacatcaataaCGATTGTACAGTTAGTTGGGGTTAACGACAATAGTTTTGACAATGCTGTCGAGGTAGACCCTTTGGCTTTATTTTCTAACCATTTCccaaaagaaataaatgtaAACAACATACAAGCGGTCTCAAACAAAAGCTTTGGTGGTTTATTTGTTTGCCCAGACCAAACACTCAAgacaattgaaaatattgagaaAATAAACGAGACCAGAGTGGAAATGCAGACCAAGACGTCCATTGTAGCATTTTTACCtctatttttaataaattgaataaattttttattaaatacaGCGCCCAGGTGAAATTGGACGTGACTTGTCAAAGCAAATTGTATAATTGATATGAGGTATAAGCCTGGAAAAATCATTAGCTTACGCCATATTTCTAAGTTCTGAGTGTAGCCAAGTAATATCACCGGAAGCCCAAATATTAAACAATGAGTTAAATTGGttttccaatattgaatatcttTAACCCTCGATAACAATCGTAATTGCGATGCAGACGATTGGTCAACGGAATTAACAAcgataaattcaatttcatccGTTAGGTTGTTTAAAGCATCAACTAATTGTCGTATTCCAAGTGACGATGAATTATAAACAACAGATAATTCATCTATAAAGTTGTCATTGTCTTCATAAATTTCTTGGTTGTCGCGAGATCTTATAGCTTGGATTGCTGAAGTATTGGCGTCCGACATTATTGGAccatttgcattattattggaacTATTTTTGAATGCCAATTGGAAGTCAGTAACAGCAGGATAATTCGCTAAAAGCGCTtctatattatattgtaaatTGGTCAAGTCTGTATGTTCATTAATTCCGAAAATCTGCATTGTAAGCTGTTCCTCTTCGTATTCTTCATGCTTGCCTGAAGAGAGATGTTCAATTTCTGACGATTCAATAGTACAGCCAAAACCacaatcttcaataatttccGTTATGCCTGTGGTGGCAATGCTATCTCTATGCCTAACCACCGCTTGTTCTGTGAGTAACGAAACAGATACATCCAAGATATGTTCATTGTTTTCCAAAGCGCTGGTGATTGATGCGCTACAAGCACCGCAAGTCATGCCCGAAATAGAAAGGGTTGTGACAATTACGTGGTTCTTTTCTGACCCGTTACCAACTGGCATCGTAGAAGCAACCTGCACATCAAATCCACAATTTTCTATAGTGTCTTTGATAGTAGTATCGCTAACTCCCGAATGCCTAATAGATCCATCACCGGTCATCAATGATACCGATACTTCCTCAACACCTTCCAATTTCTCTACTGCCTCAGTGATTGACGCAGAGCACGATCCACAAGTCATACCCTGAATAGACACTTTCGTTAAGAACATCAATTCTCCGGAACCAGTGGAATGATTGTTCTTAGTTAATACCGCATCAAACCCACAATCCTCTATAGCTTCTTTCAACTCTGAACTAGTTATTTTTGCTTCATCGTACGTTActtttgcttcttctgTTATCAATGATACGGATGCATTCTCCACCCCGTTCTTGCTTGTCAACGCTTCTGTTACTGAAGCTGTACATGCGCCACACGTCATACCTGACACATTGAATAATGCAATCGAACTCATGACTTTAGCatttatatactatttGACgtattttttcaaaaattacaaaaatgctaacattatatataaaggaaaatttatcttttAGATCTATCCCGAAAGCGGTAACTGTTAGGTCCTGCATATAGACTAGCCGTCTATTTCATATCAGGTACCTATAGAAAACAAAGTAAGCCGTACCAATTTGTATACATTGTAAACTATATAGCTAAATAATCCCTTCATGACTTGAAGAGTTCTTATCTCTTTGctgttgaatttttttcaactttttatCTATCTTACCTTTGCCTGGTCCAACTCCATGAAATTTATGCGATAAGTACTTGAAAGCCTCTTTCGTATTTAATTCTGTACCTGATTCGTCTCTATAGGACAATTTGACATCAGGGTTATAGGTAGCAAGGTTTTCATTAATGGATGGTTTATTTGGTTTCCTGGCACCTCTATGCGAATTAGTGATATTTGagataatatttttctcttttaGGACCTGGTCAAGGTGCGACTCAAATAtctcttctctttcttccTTGGGTAAGTTCATATACGATTTATCTGCTTCTAGGTATTCCCGGAGCATCCGTGATTCGATTGAGATCTTCAATTTTAGTAGTTCTGCCTGCTTTAATGCTTCTCGTTGTTGTTTGGCCTTTTCGTATTCGTCGTCTGTTTGCTTCTGGAGAATCTGGCGCGATTGGAGGAACTTCAATGTTGACGCAAGGCCACCGTTAAAGGAGGGGGAATCCGTGTTTTCCTCGTGATTGACagcttcatcttctttcttgaCAGAGGAAGAGTCCGAAGCTTCCATTTCAGCGGGGTTATTGTTCGCAAGTAGGTTTTCGTCATCTTCCTGTTTAATCTTCGGTTCTGATTTGATTTCTGGCTCTTCGTTTACTCCATTTGAGTTACTTTTTTCATCGCCCGTATTTTCAAGAACATTTACACTTAGTGAGTTCAAAAAGTCACTTGTATCATTATATACTATTCCTCCGTTATTTTTCTCCGCAGCAAATGAGATATCATCACGATTCTTCTCTTCATCCCATCTTCTAAACAGTTTGACTTCTTGTGCTATTTGTTCTGGCGTCATATGCTTCCTATTTTTCTGTTTCAAATTTCTCTTCATCGAAAGGACCGAATTCAATTCGGAATCATCTGCAAGCAACTCTGCTGGATCAAGCACCTCAAGCTCAACTGGTTTAATTGAcgttatttcttcttcatcttttgCGTCATCAGTTTTATTCCTCGAATTCTGAGTtgtctttttctttaactttttcattttgatgGGCTTTTT
This is a stretch of genomic DNA from Debaryomyces hansenii CBS767 chromosome G complete sequence. It encodes these proteins:
- a CDS encoding DEHA2G08008p (similar to uniprot|Q12420 Saccharomyces cerevisiae YOR308C SNU66 66kD U4/U6.U5 snRNP associated protein); its protein translation is MTEEISLSIEETNKLRVSIGLEPIPVPGNQSNEVIAHQETAQSVPKPTKAGEELSIEETNKLRLSLGLKPIPVDENLVASREENEVKNFQRHQSEIRDKERDDEIKQRIDTAKARNSTRKRLATGKTLLSEVDKDGSTDDWLKKLGQPKGPAKRQKMQTDESIETNGLRVGHNSKELSTLKNNEILTLKDIDVLGEEGDELTNEALVRDARFKKELQDKVGAESVKNNGRTVRGFQMGEDNNDNDEDEDNMMITDATIKLSTKDHAGEENSTDMESSKGHVKISNLFSDVEASELQPASDYSKPKKPIKMKKLKKKTTQNSRNKTDDAKDEEEITSIKPVELEVLDPAELLADDSELNSVLSMKRNLKQKNRKHMTPEQIAQEVKSFRRWDEEKNRDDISFAAEKNNGGIVYNDTSDFLNSLSVNVLENTGDEKSNSNGVNEEPEIKSEPKIKQEDDENLLANNNPAEMEASDSSSVKKEDEAVNHEENTDSPSFNGGLASTLKFLQSRQILQKQTDDEYEKAKQQREALKQAELLKLKISIESRMLREYLEADKSYMNLPKEEREEIFESHLDQVLKEKNIISNITNSHRGARKPNKPSINENLATYNPDVKLSYRDESGTELNTKEAFKYLSHKFHGVGPGKGKIDKKLKKIQQQRDKNSSSHEGII
- a CDS encoding DEHA2G07986p (similar to uniprot|P38995 Saccharomyces cerevisiae YDR270W CCC2 copper-transporting P-type ATPase) — protein: MSSIALFNVSGMTCGACTASVTEALTSKNGVENASVSLITEEAKVTYDEAKITSSELKEAIEDCGFDAVLTKNNHSTGSGELMFLTKVSIQGMTCGSCSASITEAVEKLEGVEEVSVSLMTGDGSIRHSGVSDTTIKDTIENCGFDVQVASTMPVGNGSEKNHVIVTTLSISGMTCGACSASITSALENNEHILDVSVSLLTEQAVVRHRDSIATTGITEIIEDCGFGCTIESSEIEHLSSGKHEEYEEEQLTMQIFGINEHTDLTNLQYNIEALLANYPAVTDFQLAFKNSSNNNANGPIMSDANTSAIQAIRSRDNQEIYEDNDNFIDELSVVYNSSSLGIRQLVDALNNLTDEIEFIVVNSVDQSSASQLRLLSRVKDIQYWKTNLTHCLIFGLPVILLGYTQNLEIWRKLMIFPGLYLISIIQFALTSHVQFHSGAVFNKKFIQFIKNRGKNATMDVLVCISTSVSFIFSIFSIVLSVWSGQTNKPPKLLFETACMLFTFISFGKWLENKAKGSTSTALSKLLSLTPTNCTIVIDVDKYEEFLKSQNAESGDKSTSNAIIDLPTRNIAIDLIEENDIAIVLPGAKVPADGIIVLGETEIDESIITGESLPVIKSKGDHVIGGSINGPDLIHIRVLRTGKKSQLQQIINLVKESQVNKAPVQRFADYIAARFVPTVLVLATITFSFWLIICYVIHNESTTLPNIFQTDMNGKFFVCLKLGISVVVVACPCALGLAAPTAVMVGTGVGATNGVLIKGGDVLEKANEINIILFDKTGTLTTGDMSISNSKQILNGPLSLSDWWNLVGSVEANSEHPVGKGIVKAAKEKLNLTFEGDAFNTTIHDFKVLTGLGIRATIQLPNLQNNSFTVYIGNNRMIEREFTDLKPILNEHLSGNLDNSTNTLAHVIINNNYSGYVELSDTLDPHTRDVIDYLQFEKNYKVGIITGDQKGAAMKVGKQLGIPACNIFSEVLPIHKDKVIVDLKRKFGGDGNVGIAFIGDGINDAPALAQADIGMAISSGTDIAIESADIVLIGNGQGQRSHLFGVPIALDISHATFTRIKMNFLWAAIYNIIMLPFAMGCFLPLNIMLPPAAAAAAMALSSVSVVISSLLLKNWKAPKVIDHDSQFKSDVENEIGTGFSLKDSTIEEFNRTKRTGNKSRFSRILSKLKRNRPSNSNTYEMLPTA